One stretch of Chitinivorax tropicus DNA includes these proteins:
- a CDS encoding TcdA/TcdB pore-forming domain-containing protein, protein MPRAHSKTEVNVNRNGFNFSWTFDPSTGLSEGFDFSRAEAALKEKDYVFVGYHGTNIAAAKSIAEDGVRDPGTRSKTDPNNVFYTSPSAEVAHGYSLPGVANTEKEIKALGNSRGVLLRVYLPAEVVQKYGYQFDASTDAHISLGDADVQDLLRHMQSKGEPFLLSGPQGSAAEDMSHRLPETLINYRMAEQAIAIPSTVVGTNLDFDLYRSSSAEPTDLAHVKTLGVSKNAAGKLVFTPQESRAQLISDIYEPGLAMKDVQPVPRVDVDPAAFFAPSAEPVRNLLLWNDFQNTHAKTFSALANSKSVVSKFVPQSLFLKQAEGDARLGLCKGLSQIWAQVMMKGGDTAVQGLFDNLFILSAMEDPARTSVDDLAFSNIFRSNVEDIHNQISNTDLSAKGSLSLAEVMSGLAAANQSKTWMLNTANHAMALSVTVEGGQRRYSFYDPNLGQLTFNTSDVDVVRNTIQTHLNNLRDLYQVSDRFAAVYEVNPPQSSLAIDVMTKPYQTTLEKLVAMDNTQGKIFGAGQTIGRADLFKAGATINGNRVNERTDFDAVNTMSDLKFDSELLLKQMIGLSPETTAQYITLFGSKANTPLNDAQLVKLLASNASPEALATIATYLHLQLPDAATSLINAKRSPSLAERLAAYASKLLTDKTNPPSTFGQEIEHWFKVQVYVDQTAPASGLMVNDPDTVRKLGSQLKLENGKVLLDISQESGLSRTQAQRMLVDAVSAASISKQWNTAVAALAEKHGLVDWQAQPQIKEELAGDKIAFYNPNTEEVWWVDVDKPVFREFSDFIKEKATAFSRGMQYDPKTGEASVQEHASPAVHTATMNAAFLIQSLLSLQDHGLDHAGPALKTALYLQLAQGALGIAQDAISVASVARAAINSEAQIVNAVSRATSVVSKVSSAAGSVFAVANVVMSGVLLDQAIQKNDPVATASAATQLAFAIGGAGLAAGSLAASATGAVVASSFLDGLAVPLAGISIGAVALAEAYADNARKFDELLKYINNVGESLENGGIVKDAGAGVLRFNGDVALSEINLKNMNIHYGDVKATATTGGTDRTTPDGFPSYLSSPIESKSVSVDVYYQLNKQKTDFSYRFSDPITTLILPSGTSRFLALSDTEQVHFKRPSIKRSAAYTIMEGDPNFMVAWFAPPGDWAYTKIDVQHKFTPVNVILDTRVKTIMTPVLNTDTSDGQKADSWMRENLSYTLNGGGGQYRFVLGDGPFNHYVQIKQSGLKEEAWLIDPSPRIDLNAWKGESIPFVERISGPINSVLSTLQFGNLWLQVKGQSIRFDSNPHNVMVGLPDLHGIHLWAALDFSTGKMSISADFRHPLYDAHAPARNMHFFAKVLQSSSITKDARVTNGKDIRFTFGPNLSGIYNAESDSITFLKQDANGKISGIWMTNENMLWDLQADPTFSTYQSYDQILSAQSQPVHQGEIFTKDDHMFMKARLPNGTSGQYVAEITPNGLLYRYIDLTSPSDSVISALKKGQINSPDQLAAILKDELGSAGVTIAADALLVTGDARNRLYFQGTDGKYALSQGTYTDKGARYTYSALDKEQFILIKDDIANYSDTLTIDTSDGLWAGWEPTNVQLLVESDRPYINITADVMRFKETFIEATADGVLQQVKFLFDKSKMSNLKIEKDLDDLVLTFASNAMNGQISHIRLGNALKAGSPQANIQFGQGQIYTPTSLFLSQFMGTPSTSGAGDLGTSKPLVSQNVLGLADGVMVPKEKRNGLIDESFLTGDGQTRFEILFDQKEAALFSHELGAYEIDDAGNMVNPRILSTNPDVMSDQTISVDVAQGNQLGFFIIPKNVLPGAGVLSLKGARGEQANVLDLSIGDVKLTLGGVEVATPLHSYGNFLNPDDVEHVVSGKSQDGQRLVIGFEDQVGGGDFDYDDVVFSVKRTPSAPTQLTADKLIQSMAGMPSKGLITDAVHAPASSKSALINLAPSRV, encoded by the coding sequence ATGCCACGCGCGCACAGCAAAACAGAAGTCAATGTCAATCGAAATGGATTTAATTTCTCCTGGACATTCGATCCATCAACCGGCCTATCGGAAGGCTTTGATTTTTCAAGAGCAGAAGCAGCCCTGAAAGAAAAAGACTATGTCTTTGTCGGATACCATGGCACGAACATAGCAGCGGCCAAATCCATTGCCGAAGATGGCGTCAGAGACCCCGGAACCCGGAGTAAGACTGATCCGAATAATGTTTTCTATACCTCGCCCTCTGCAGAAGTGGCACATGGCTATAGTTTGCCGGGGGTGGCCAATACCGAAAAGGAGATAAAGGCACTCGGAAACTCACGTGGCGTTCTGTTGAGAGTCTATCTACCTGCTGAGGTAGTTCAGAAATACGGGTATCAGTTTGATGCATCAACTGATGCTCACATATCGCTCGGTGACGCCGATGTTCAAGATCTGCTCCGTCATATGCAGTCAAAAGGCGAACCTTTCCTGTTATCCGGGCCGCAAGGCTCTGCTGCGGAGGACATGAGCCATCGACTACCCGAGACCTTGATCAATTACCGGATGGCGGAACAGGCGATTGCCATCCCGTCGACAGTTGTCGGAACGAATCTGGATTTTGATCTTTATAGATCATCCAGCGCAGAGCCAACTGATCTTGCACATGTCAAGACCTTAGGTGTGTCAAAGAATGCGGCAGGCAAGCTGGTGTTCACACCACAGGAGTCACGTGCTCAATTGATTTCCGACATCTACGAGCCTGGGCTCGCCATGAAAGATGTTCAGCCCGTCCCGCGTGTCGATGTGGACCCAGCCGCTTTCTTTGCGCCCTCCGCCGAACCTGTACGTAATCTACTATTATGGAATGACTTCCAAAATACCCATGCCAAAACATTTTCGGCATTGGCCAATAGTAAATCCGTCGTTTCCAAATTCGTGCCACAGTCATTGTTCCTGAAGCAAGCCGAGGGCGATGCGCGTCTCGGGCTATGCAAAGGATTGAGTCAAATATGGGCTCAGGTCATGATGAAGGGTGGCGATACTGCGGTACAAGGCTTATTTGACAATCTGTTCATTTTGTCAGCAATGGAAGACCCCGCACGAACCTCCGTTGATGACTTGGCCTTTTCCAATATCTTCCGCAGTAATGTGGAGGATATCCACAATCAAATCAGTAACACGGATCTTTCCGCCAAAGGCTCACTCAGTTTGGCCGAGGTGATGTCTGGTCTGGCTGCAGCCAATCAAAGCAAGACATGGATGCTCAATACCGCAAACCACGCCATGGCGCTTTCTGTTACGGTAGAAGGCGGTCAACGTCGCTATTCGTTTTATGATCCCAATCTGGGGCAATTGACCTTCAATACGTCAGACGTGGATGTGGTGCGTAATACCATCCAAACACATCTGAACAACCTGCGGGATCTCTATCAGGTTAGTGACCGTTTTGCCGCAGTCTATGAGGTCAATCCTCCACAGTCCAGCCTAGCAATCGATGTGATGACCAAGCCATATCAGACCACGCTCGAAAAGCTGGTGGCAATGGACAACACGCAAGGTAAGATTTTTGGGGCAGGGCAGACAATTGGTCGCGCAGACTTGTTCAAAGCCGGCGCAACGATCAACGGTAACAGAGTCAACGAACGGACTGATTTCGACGCAGTCAACACGATGTCAGATCTGAAATTTGACAGTGAGCTGTTGTTGAAACAGATGATCGGCCTTTCACCCGAGACCACCGCGCAGTACATCACGCTGTTTGGCAGTAAAGCCAACACGCCGTTGAATGATGCCCAGCTGGTCAAACTGCTGGCAAGTAATGCCAGCCCAGAGGCGCTGGCAACGATTGCAACCTATCTCCATCTCCAGCTCCCTGACGCAGCGACATCACTGATCAATGCTAAACGTTCACCCAGCCTGGCTGAACGTCTTGCAGCCTACGCCAGTAAGTTGCTTACAGATAAAACCAATCCTCCCAGCACCTTTGGGCAGGAAATAGAGCACTGGTTCAAAGTCCAGGTATATGTTGATCAAACCGCGCCAGCAAGCGGGCTAATGGTGAATGATCCAGATACGGTGCGCAAACTTGGCAGCCAGCTGAAATTGGAAAATGGCAAAGTTCTGCTCGACATCAGCCAAGAGTCAGGCCTGTCCCGCACCCAAGCCCAGAGAATGCTGGTCGATGCGGTCAGCGCGGCCTCCATTTCCAAACAATGGAACACGGCAGTCGCAGCCCTGGCGGAAAAGCACGGCTTGGTCGACTGGCAAGCCCAGCCGCAGATCAAGGAAGAGCTTGCAGGTGACAAGATAGCGTTTTATAACCCCAACACGGAAGAAGTATGGTGGGTGGACGTGGACAAACCTGTCTTCCGTGAATTCAGCGATTTTATCAAGGAAAAAGCGACAGCATTCAGCCGTGGCATGCAATATGACCCGAAAACGGGTGAGGCATCCGTGCAGGAGCATGCATCGCCGGCAGTGCACACCGCGACAATGAACGCAGCCTTTCTGATCCAATCTCTGTTGAGCCTGCAGGATCACGGCCTCGATCACGCGGGGCCGGCATTGAAAACTGCACTGTACTTGCAACTGGCTCAGGGCGCACTCGGCATTGCCCAAGATGCTATCAGTGTTGCCTCTGTGGCCCGGGCTGCTATCAACAGTGAAGCGCAGATTGTCAACGCAGTCAGCAGAGCCACATCTGTCGTCAGCAAGGTATCGTCAGCGGCAGGTTCGGTGTTCGCGGTAGCCAATGTAGTCATGTCAGGTGTGCTGCTGGATCAAGCGATTCAAAAAAATGACCCCGTGGCAACTGCAAGTGCTGCAACCCAGCTGGCTTTCGCAATTGGAGGTGCGGGCCTTGCGGCTGGTTCATTGGCAGCCAGCGCTACGGGCGCGGTAGTGGCATCAAGCTTTCTCGATGGGCTGGCCGTACCGTTGGCAGGTATCAGCATCGGCGCAGTTGCGCTCGCTGAAGCCTATGCAGACAATGCCAGGAAATTTGACGAATTGTTGAAATATATCAACAATGTCGGGGAAAGTCTCGAAAACGGTGGCATTGTCAAGGATGCCGGGGCTGGTGTTCTGCGATTCAATGGTGATGTTGCCCTCAGCGAGATCAACCTGAAAAACATGAACATCCACTATGGAGATGTCAAGGCTACCGCCACTACAGGAGGAACCGATCGAACGACCCCTGATGGCTTCCCCAGTTATTTATCATCACCTATCGAGTCCAAAAGTGTTTCGGTTGATGTGTACTACCAACTGAATAAACAAAAGACAGATTTTAGCTATAGATTCAGTGATCCAATAACAACGCTGATTTTGCCATCAGGCACCTCTCGCTTCCTGGCACTATCTGACACTGAACAAGTGCATTTTAAACGCCCTTCTATTAAGCGCTCTGCGGCCTATACAATCATGGAAGGCGATCCGAATTTCATGGTGGCGTGGTTTGCCCCTCCGGGGGATTGGGCCTACACAAAAATAGATGTTCAACATAAATTCACCCCAGTCAATGTCATTCTCGATACCCGAGTCAAGACCATCATGACACCTGTCCTGAATACGGACACATCAGATGGACAAAAAGCAGATTCGTGGATGCGTGAGAATTTGTCGTACACACTGAACGGAGGTGGGGGCCAATACCGATTCGTTCTAGGAGATGGGCCGTTCAACCATTATGTGCAAATCAAGCAGTCCGGCCTCAAGGAGGAGGCTTGGTTGATTGACCCCTCCCCTCGTATTGATCTGAATGCATGGAAAGGCGAGAGCATACCATTTGTTGAGCGGATTTCCGGGCCAATCAATTCTGTATTGAGTACATTGCAGTTTGGGAATCTCTGGCTGCAAGTCAAAGGACAATCAATACGCTTTGATAGCAACCCACACAATGTCATGGTCGGCCTGCCAGACCTCCATGGAATACATTTGTGGGCAGCTCTCGACTTCAGCACCGGCAAGATGAGCATATCAGCCGACTTCCGTCACCCACTATATGATGCGCACGCTCCTGCCCGGAACATGCATTTCTTCGCCAAGGTTTTGCAAAGTTCGAGCATTACAAAAGATGCCCGTGTCACCAATGGAAAGGACATCCGATTCACATTCGGCCCGAACCTCAGCGGTATCTACAATGCCGAGAGCGATAGCATCACCTTCCTCAAGCAAGATGCCAATGGAAAAATCAGCGGTATCTGGATGACAAATGAGAACATGCTATGGGACTTACAAGCTGACCCAACCTTCAGCACTTATCAAAGCTATGATCAGATACTGAGCGCACAGAGCCAGCCTGTTCACCAAGGTGAGATTTTCACCAAGGATGATCATATGTTCATGAAAGCTCGTCTGCCGAATGGGACCAGCGGTCAATACGTGGCGGAAATCACGCCAAATGGTTTGCTATACCGCTATATCGACTTGACTTCACCATCAGACTCGGTGATTTCTGCACTTAAAAAAGGCCAGATCAATAGCCCTGATCAGTTGGCGGCAATACTTAAAGATGAGCTGGGATCAGCCGGTGTCACCATTGCAGCGGATGCGCTGCTGGTCACGGGTGATGCTAGAAATCGCCTATATTTCCAAGGCACGGATGGTAAGTATGCCCTGTCCCAAGGCACCTACACAGACAAGGGTGCCCGTTATACCTATAGCGCCCTTGATAAAGAGCAATTCATTCTGATCAAAGATGATATTGCCAACTATTCAGATACCTTGACCATCGATACCAGCGATGGGCTTTGGGCTGGTTGGGAGCCAACCAATGTCCAATTACTGGTGGAAAGCGATAGGCCTTATATCAACATCACCGCCGATGTAATGAGATTTAAAGAGACATTCATCGAGGCAACCGCCGATGGCGTGCTGCAGCAAGTCAAGTTCCTGTTTGACAAGAGCAAAATGTCAAATCTGAAAATTGAAAAGGATCTCGATGATCTCGTTCTGACCTTCGCTTCAAATGCAATGAACGGGCAGATCTCTCATATCCGGCTCGGGAATGCGCTGAAGGCAGGCTCACCGCAAGCCAATATTCAATTTGGCCAGGGACAGATCTATACACCCACCTCGCTATTTTTGAGCCAGTTCATGGGAACACCATCCACTTCTGGTGCAGGTGACTTGGGCACCAGCAAGCCACTCGTCAGCCAAAATGTGCTGGGTCTGGCGGATGGCGTGATGGTTCCAAAAGAGAAACGAAATGGGCTCATTGATGAGAGCTTCTTGACTGGAGATGGCCAGACCCGATTCGAAATCTTGTTTGACCAAAAAGAAGCTGCGCTATTCAGCCACGAGCTTGGCGCCTACGAAATCGACGACGCTGGCAATATGGTGAATCCCCGCATCCTCTCAACCAACCCGGACGTGATGAGCGATCAGACCATTTCGGTTGATGTAGCCCAAGGTAATCAGCTTGGATTCTTCATCATACCGAAGAATGTACTGCCCGGCGCTGGTGTATTGAGCTTGAAAGGTGCCCGAGGAGAGCAAGCGAATGTCCTGGACTTGAGCATCGGCGACGTGAAACTGACCCTTGGCGGGGTGGAGGTGGCAACACCGCTCCATAGCTATGGGAATTTCCTGAACCCAGATGATGTGGAGCATGTGGTCTCTGGTAAGTCGCAAGATGGTCAACGCCTGGTGATCGGTTTTGAGGACCAAGTGGGTGGTGGTGATTTTGATTACGACGATGTGGTGTTCAGTGTCAAACGGACTCCATCTGCGCCAACTCAACTCACCGCTGACAAATTGATCCAATCCATGGCGGGTATGCCCTCCAAAGGACTGATTACAGATGCCGTGCACGCTCCAGCATCCAGTAAATCCGCCCTGATCAATCTGGCGCCTTCGCGGGTCTGA
- the acnB gene encoding bifunctional aconitate hydratase 2/2-methylisocitrate dehydratase yields MLEAYRQHVAERAALGIPPLPLNAQQVAGLVELLKNPPAGEEATLLDLITHRVPPGVDDAAKVKASYLAAVAFGTEACPLISREKATELLGTMLGGYNVKPLIDLLADSTVGAVAAAGLKKTLLMFDYFHDVKELADKGNTNAKAVLQSWADAEWFTSRPELPQKITLTVFKVTGETNTDDLSPAPDAWSRPDIPLHALAMLKNPRPGIEADEAGKVGPIKQLAALQAKGHQIAYVGDVVGTGSSRKSATNSVLWFTGDDIPFVPNKRFGGFCFGTKIAPIFFNTMEDAGALPVEIDVAKMDMGDVIDFYPYDGKVEKNGEEIAQFALKSDVLLDEVRAGGRIPLIIGRGLTAKAREALGLPVSTAFRLPQDPADSGKGFSLAQKMVGRACGLPEGKGVRPGTYCEPKMTTVGSQDTTGPMTRDELKDLACLGFSADLVMQSFCHTAAYPKPVDVKMHHELPAFISSRGGVALRPGDGVIHSWLNRLLMPDTVGTGGDSHTRFPIGISFPAGSGLVAFAAATGVMPLDMPESVLVRFKGEMQPGITLRDLVNAIPLYAIKQGMLTVEKKGKKNIFSGRILEIEGLPKLKVEQAFELSDASAERSAAGCTVHLDKEPITEYMQSNITLMKWMIANGYADARTLERRIKSMEAWIAKPELLQPDADAEYAAVIEIDLADIKEPIVACPNDPDDVKTLSDVAGDKIDEVFIGSCMTNIGHFRAASKLLEGKSDIPVRLWVAPPTKMDAQQLTEEGHYGVLGRTGARMEMPGCSLCMGNQAQIRKGSTAFSTSTRNFPNRLGLDTRVYLGSAELASVCSMLGKIPTYEEYMANIGVINQNADKVYRYMNFNEIKSYQDVADTVVVK; encoded by the coding sequence ATGCTTGAAGCTTACCGTCAGCACGTTGCCGAACGTGCCGCTCTTGGCATCCCGCCGTTGCCTCTGAACGCACAGCAAGTGGCTGGGCTGGTCGAGTTATTGAAAAACCCGCCGGCTGGTGAAGAGGCCACTTTGCTCGATCTGATCACCCATCGTGTGCCTCCCGGCGTGGATGACGCGGCCAAGGTCAAGGCATCCTACTTGGCTGCTGTCGCCTTCGGCACGGAGGCATGCCCGCTCATCAGCCGCGAAAAAGCAACAGAATTGCTGGGCACCATGCTGGGTGGCTACAACGTCAAGCCGCTGATCGACCTGTTGGCTGACAGCACAGTTGGTGCGGTTGCCGCAGCGGGCCTGAAAAAGACCCTGCTGATGTTCGACTATTTCCACGACGTGAAAGAGCTGGCGGACAAGGGCAATACCAACGCCAAGGCGGTGCTGCAAAGCTGGGCCGATGCTGAATGGTTCACCAGTCGCCCAGAGCTGCCACAAAAGATCACCCTGACCGTGTTCAAGGTCACCGGCGAAACCAACACCGATGATCTCTCCCCCGCGCCGGATGCGTGGTCACGTCCTGACATCCCGCTACATGCGCTGGCCATGTTGAAAAACCCGCGCCCAGGGATCGAGGCGGACGAGGCTGGCAAGGTCGGGCCGATCAAGCAATTGGCCGCACTGCAAGCCAAAGGCCATCAGATCGCCTATGTGGGTGACGTGGTGGGAACGGGTTCCTCCCGCAAATCCGCCACCAATTCGGTGCTGTGGTTCACGGGCGATGACATTCCGTTCGTACCCAACAAGCGCTTTGGTGGTTTCTGTTTTGGTACCAAGATCGCCCCAATCTTCTTCAACACCATGGAAGACGCAGGCGCGCTGCCGGTTGAAATCGACGTGGCCAAGATGGACATGGGCGATGTGATCGACTTCTACCCCTATGACGGCAAAGTCGAGAAAAATGGTGAAGAGATTGCCCAGTTTGCACTGAAATCGGACGTCTTGTTGGATGAAGTCCGCGCTGGTGGCCGTATTCCGCTGATCATTGGCCGTGGCCTGACCGCCAAGGCACGAGAGGCGCTGGGCCTGCCGGTATCGACCGCATTCCGCTTGCCGCAAGACCCGGCAGACAGCGGCAAAGGTTTCTCGCTGGCACAGAAAATGGTTGGTCGCGCCTGTGGTCTGCCCGAGGGCAAAGGCGTGCGCCCTGGCACCTATTGCGAGCCAAAGATGACTACCGTCGGCTCACAGGACACCACCGGCCCGATGACCCGCGACGAGCTGAAAGACCTGGCTTGCCTCGGCTTCTCGGCTGATCTGGTGATGCAATCGTTCTGCCATACCGCAGCGTATCCGAAACCTGTCGATGTGAAGATGCACCACGAATTGCCAGCATTCATCTCCAGCCGGGGTGGCGTGGCACTGCGCCCAGGTGATGGCGTGATCCACAGCTGGTTGAACCGCCTGCTGATGCCCGATACTGTGGGCACGGGTGGTGACTCCCACACCCGCTTCCCGATCGGCATCTCCTTCCCGGCGGGCTCTGGCTTGGTGGCGTTTGCCGCTGCCACCGGCGTGATGCCGCTGGACATGCCGGAATCAGTATTGGTGCGCTTCAAGGGCGAAATGCAGCCGGGCATCACCCTGCGCGACCTGGTCAACGCCATCCCCTTGTATGCGATCAAGCAAGGCATGCTGACCGTTGAGAAGAAGGGCAAGAAGAACATCTTCTCGGGCCGTATCCTGGAAATCGAAGGCCTGCCCAAGCTGAAGGTGGAACAGGCATTTGAGCTGTCCGATGCTTCAGCCGAGCGCTCCGCTGCAGGTTGTACCGTGCATCTGGACAAAGAGCCGATCACCGAGTACATGCAATCCAACATCACCCTGATGAAGTGGATGATCGCCAATGGCTATGCTGACGCCCGCACCTTGGAGCGTCGCATCAAATCGATGGAAGCCTGGATCGCCAAACCGGAACTGCTGCAGCCCGATGCAGATGCGGAATACGCCGCAGTGATCGAAATCGACCTGGCTGATATCAAAGAGCCGATCGTGGCCTGCCCGAACGACCCGGACGATGTGAAAACCCTGTCTGATGTGGCTGGTGACAAGATCGATGAAGTGTTCATCGGCTCCTGCATGACCAACATCGGTCACTTCCGCGCCGCATCCAAGCTGCTGGAAGGCAAGAGCGACATCCCTGTACGTCTGTGGGTGGCCCCGCCGACCAAGATGGATGCGCAACAACTGACCGAAGAAGGCCATTACGGCGTTCTGGGCCGCACCGGTGCCCGCATGGAAATGCCAGGCTGCTCGCTGTGCATGGGTAACCAGGCACAGATCCGCAAGGGCTCCACAGCGTTCTCCACCTCGACCCGTAACTTCCCGAACCGCCTCGGCCTGGATACCCGCGTCTACCTGGGCTCTGCTGAGCTGGCGTCAGTCTGCTCCATGCTGGGTAAGATTCCGACCTACGAGGAATACATGGCCAACATCGGCGTCATCAACCAAAATGCCGACAAGGTCTATCGCTACATGAACTTCAACGAGATCAAATCCTATCAGGACGTCGCAGATACGGTCGTTGTCAAGTAA
- a CDS encoding transcriptional regulator GcvA has protein sequence MNEHIPPLNALRTFEVAARLSSFSAAADELFVTHGAVSKQIKQLEDWLGVKLFERTGRRVKLTELGWRYLVQVQDGLDIIANATAQLLQPNVQRRLVINSTPTLAMHWLLPQLPDFQRRFPDVEIRLMTSDRDVGRLDTAFDVALRRWPGDWPGYIAQPFLDEWEIPLCSPALLHEKPIKTASDLAQHTLLQADTRPTAWQRWLTLAGVPDLKPAHTQQFDHFYLALQAAMDGLGIVLGPLPMMQPEIEAGGLIAPLPSPRVPVRGYCWVVPRAVMNDPAIETFCQWLESRSKPSTSY, from the coding sequence ATGAACGAGCATATCCCACCCCTCAATGCACTGCGAACTTTCGAAGTAGCTGCGCGATTGAGCAGTTTTTCAGCAGCTGCTGATGAGCTGTTCGTCACCCATGGTGCTGTGAGTAAACAGATCAAGCAGCTGGAAGACTGGCTAGGCGTCAAGCTGTTCGAACGCACGGGTCGCCGTGTCAAGCTCACTGAGCTGGGGTGGCGCTATCTGGTGCAGGTGCAGGACGGCCTCGATATCATTGCCAACGCCACCGCCCAGCTGCTGCAGCCCAATGTGCAACGGCGGCTGGTGATCAACTCCACGCCGACGCTCGCCATGCATTGGCTACTGCCACAATTGCCGGATTTCCAGCGCCGGTTTCCCGATGTTGAGATCCGCCTGATGACCTCTGACCGCGATGTCGGGCGCCTGGATACCGCATTCGATGTCGCATTGCGCCGCTGGCCAGGGGATTGGCCTGGCTACATCGCTCAGCCGTTTCTGGATGAGTGGGAGATCCCGCTCTGCAGCCCCGCCCTACTCCACGAAAAACCGATCAAAACCGCGAGTGATCTTGCACAGCACACCCTATTGCAAGCCGACACCCGACCCACTGCCTGGCAACGCTGGCTGACCCTGGCCGGCGTGCCGGATCTCAAACCCGCGCATACACAGCAATTCGACCATTTCTATCTCGCACTGCAAGCTGCCATGGATGGCCTGGGTATTGTGCTGGGCCCACTGCCGATGATGCAGCCCGAAATCGAGGCGGGTGGCCTGATTGCGCCCTTACCGTCACCCCGTGTACCAGTCAGAGGCTACTGTTGGGTGGTGCCCCGCGCCGTCATGAACGACCCCGCCATCGAAACATTTTGCCAATGGTTGGAAAGCCGCTCGAAGCCATCAACAAGCTACTGA